A region from the Mycolicibacterium litorale genome encodes:
- a CDS encoding TetR/AcrR family transcriptional regulator, translating into MTPPATPDPAPAVPRRRSEKSRVAIIAATRDLLLERGFDGLTIEAVAARAGVGKQTIYRWWPSRPALVADVLLEDAHAILVPVRHTGDPVDDVVTWIGKLAATLTTPRGNAMLRILTVASLEHEDTAARLRAGFGDPLHFSVRDRLLAAGVAAAAAESAAEAVVGGVVYAIQREGCSYTKARAQRTARLILERLVD; encoded by the coding sequence ATGACCCCGCCCGCAACGCCCGACCCGGCTCCCGCCGTCCCGCGGCGGCGCAGCGAGAAGTCCCGTGTGGCGATCATCGCCGCGACCCGTGACCTGCTGCTGGAGCGGGGGTTCGACGGACTGACCATCGAGGCGGTCGCGGCGCGTGCCGGCGTCGGCAAGCAGACGATCTACCGCTGGTGGCCGAGCCGGCCGGCGCTCGTCGCCGATGTTCTGCTCGAGGACGCCCACGCGATCCTGGTTCCGGTCCGCCACACCGGCGATCCGGTCGACGACGTGGTCACGTGGATCGGCAAGTTGGCGGCGACCCTGACCACGCCGCGGGGCAATGCGATGCTGCGCATCCTGACGGTGGCGTCGCTCGAGCATGAGGACACCGCGGCGCGGCTGCGGGCGGGATTCGGCGACCCGCTGCACTTCTCGGTGCGCGATCGGCTGCTCGCCGCCGGTGTGGCGGCCGCGGCGGCGGAGTCGGCCGCCGAGGCGGTCGTCGGCGGCGTCGTGTATGCCATCCAGCGCGAGGGCTGCTCGTACACCAAGGCCCGGGCGCAGCGCACCGCCCGATTGATTCTCGAGAGACTGGTCGACTGA
- a CDS encoding NAD-dependent epimerase/dehydratase family protein produces MGKQLVIGASGFLGSHVTRRLVERGEDVRVLIRRTSSTRGIDGLPVERHYGDIFDGDAVRAAVAGCDVVYYCVVDARAWLRDATPLWRTNVEGLHRVLDVVAGVELQRFVFTSSIATIGIAAHGKATEELPNNWLDRAGEYVRTRVAAENLVLRYHRERGLPAVAMCVSNTYGSGDWLPTPHGGLVAAAVRGKLPFYIDGAQAEVVGVRDAADALILAGERGTPGERYIISERFMTAREIYRTACAAVGVEPPRIGVPIQALAAAAVPSAWLARIRRTDTRLTPLSIRLMHVMSPMNHTKAERELGWRPAPTTEALAEAAEFFVGARRRPAEDRS; encoded by the coding sequence GTGGGAAAGCAGCTCGTCATCGGGGCCAGCGGGTTCCTCGGCTCGCACGTCACCCGCCGGCTGGTCGAACGGGGCGAGGACGTGCGCGTGCTGATCCGGCGCACGAGTTCCACCCGCGGCATCGACGGCCTGCCCGTCGAACGCCACTACGGTGACATCTTCGACGGCGATGCGGTGCGCGCGGCGGTGGCGGGCTGTGACGTCGTGTACTACTGCGTGGTCGACGCCCGCGCCTGGCTGCGCGACGCGACACCGCTGTGGCGCACGAATGTCGAAGGGCTGCACCGGGTTCTCGACGTCGTCGCCGGCGTCGAGCTGCAGCGCTTCGTCTTCACCAGTTCCATCGCCACCATCGGAATCGCCGCCCACGGCAAGGCGACCGAAGAACTGCCCAACAACTGGCTCGACCGGGCGGGGGAGTACGTCAGGACCCGGGTGGCTGCCGAGAACCTCGTGCTCAGGTACCACCGCGAACGGGGGCTGCCCGCGGTCGCGATGTGTGTGTCCAACACCTACGGAAGCGGGGACTGGCTGCCGACACCGCACGGCGGGCTGGTGGCGGCCGCGGTCCGCGGAAAGCTGCCCTTCTACATCGACGGGGCCCAGGCCGAGGTGGTCGGCGTGCGCGATGCCGCCGACGCGCTGATCCTGGCGGGCGAGCGCGGAACACCGGGGGAGCGCTACATCATCTCGGAGCGGTTCATGACGGCCCGCGAGATCTACCGAACAGCCTGCGCCGCTGTAGGTGTCGAGCCGCCGCGGATCGGTGTCCCGATCCAGGCGCTGGCCGCGGCGGCGGTTCCGAGCGCCTGGCTCGCGCGGATACGCCGCACCGACACCCGGTTGACGCCGCTGAGCATCCGGCTCATGCACGTCATGTCCCCGATGAACCATACGAAGGCCGAACGTGAACTCGGATGGCGTCCGGCGCCCACCACGGAGGCACTGGCCGAGGCCGCGGAGTTCTTCGTCGGCGCCCGCCGCCGACCCGCAGAGGACCGCAGCTGA
- a CDS encoding protein kinase family protein, protein MTSEHLDPSTSADAPTQPIAVASTRELPAGLTQLPGSIVGGRYRLLVSHGAASLLEFWQAVDLATDRPVAVTLVDPRSSLPVEWVNEILSLTVRLRGLDTPGIAPILEVLHTGSCGVVVGEWVPGGSLREVADTDPAPVAVATALEPLAMAAEAAHRAGLQLSIDHPARIRVSSAGHAVLAFPATLPDATPQTDLRGIGRCLYALLGKCWPDGQEPAPLTELRPGTPFLVSTTAAGLVRPEPGIGSAATLVTMLRQAARDEADRAADIRVLPPLDMPPPGTYAAFRNFGPAEQAQVARKSVLRATIGAAAAVVAVGVVLLGSSVNGVLQAPDETAAIDADQLGLQDDPTQAVPKKPEETVKAAAADAPVKPVKAEVYSTDGRPDNPDEAGRVIDGDVASAWTTDRYYDADPFPKFKEGLGLMLELPAPTTLGSVSVELPSAGTVVQVRSAGSQTPSGLGETTEISAPTPLQPGRNTITVRTREPVTHVLVWVSTLGSTDGRNQASISEIALHPPAPPA, encoded by the coding sequence TTGACGAGTGAGCATCTGGACCCGAGCACTTCGGCCGATGCGCCGACACAACCGATCGCCGTTGCATCCACGCGCGAGCTGCCCGCCGGACTGACCCAGCTGCCGGGCAGCATCGTCGGGGGGCGCTATCGGCTGCTGGTGTCACACGGCGCGGCATCGCTGCTCGAGTTCTGGCAGGCCGTCGACCTCGCGACCGACCGTCCCGTGGCGGTCACGCTGGTGGACCCGCGGTCGTCCCTTCCTGTCGAGTGGGTGAACGAGATCCTCTCTCTGACGGTGCGGCTGCGCGGGCTCGACACCCCAGGCATCGCGCCCATCCTCGAGGTGCTGCACACCGGATCATGCGGTGTGGTGGTGGGCGAGTGGGTGCCCGGCGGAAGCCTGCGTGAGGTCGCCGACACCGATCCCGCACCGGTCGCCGTGGCGACGGCGCTGGAACCGCTGGCGATGGCGGCCGAGGCGGCGCACCGTGCCGGACTTCAGCTCAGCATCGACCATCCCGCACGGATCCGCGTCAGTTCAGCCGGTCATGCGGTGCTGGCCTTCCCGGCCACTCTGCCCGACGCCACGCCGCAGACCGATCTTCGAGGGATCGGACGCTGCCTGTACGCGTTGCTGGGGAAGTGCTGGCCGGACGGCCAGGAGCCTGCGCCCTTGACCGAGTTGCGGCCCGGGACACCGTTTCTGGTGTCGACGACGGCTGCCGGGCTGGTGCGTCCGGAACCGGGCATCGGCAGTGCCGCCACGCTGGTGACGATGCTGCGCCAGGCCGCGCGCGACGAGGCCGACCGCGCGGCCGACATCCGAGTGCTCCCGCCGTTGGACATGCCTCCGCCGGGGACTTACGCGGCGTTCCGCAACTTCGGCCCGGCCGAGCAGGCGCAGGTGGCGCGCAAGAGCGTGCTGCGGGCCACGATCGGTGCCGCGGCGGCCGTTGTGGCCGTGGGGGTGGTGCTGCTGGGCTCCAGCGTCAACGGCGTGCTGCAGGCGCCGGACGAGACCGCGGCCATCGACGCGGATCAGCTTGGCCTGCAGGATGATCCGACCCAAGCGGTCCCGAAGAAACCCGAGGAGACGGTCAAGGCCGCTGCGGCGGATGCGCCGGTCAAACCCGTCAAGGCCGAGGTGTACTCGACCGACGGCAGGCCCGACAATCCGGACGAGGCGGGCCGGGTGATCGACGGCGACGTGGCGAGCGCGTGGACCACGGACCGGTATTACGACGCCGACCCGTTCCCGAAGTTCAAAGAGGGGCTCGGGCTGATGCTGGAGCTGCCCGCACCGACGACGCTGGGGTCGGTCAGCGTGGAGTTGCCCAGCGCCGGGACGGTCGTGCAGGTCCGGTCGGCGGGCAGCCAGACACCGTCGGGCCTCGGCGAGACCACCGAGATCAGCGCGCCCACACCGCTGCAGCCGGGCCGCAACACGATCACGGTGCGCACGCGCGAACCGGTTACCCATGTGCTGGTGTGGGTGAGCACGCTGGGCAGTACCGACGGCCGCAACCAGGCGTCGATCTCGGAGATCGCGCTGCATCCGCCGGCGCCACCGGCATAG